From Spirosoma agri, one genomic window encodes:
- a CDS encoding helix-turn-helix domain-containing protein — protein MYGTITQINVTPDQLTELVRVAVRSELANFTPPAPAGSDLPELLTRRQTAEHIGVSLTTLHEWAQDSDDRPAVLVPLKINGRVRYRRADVLAALKESRRFKNKAGEGRAA, from the coding sequence ATGTACGGCACAATAACACAAATCAATGTCACACCTGACCAGCTAACAGAACTGGTTCGGGTAGCCGTTCGCTCGGAGTTAGCGAACTTCACACCACCCGCCCCTGCTGGTTCAGACCTTCCCGAACTGCTCACGCGCCGACAAACGGCTGAACACATCGGGGTTAGCCTGACCACCTTGCACGAATGGGCACAGGATAGCGACGACCGCCCGGCTGTGTTAGTTCCTCTTAAGATTAATGGGCGAGTTCGTTACCGTCGTGCTGACGTGTTAGCCGCGCTCAAAGAATCCCGTCGTTTTAAGAACAAGGCTGGGGAGGGCCGGGCGGCATGA
- a CDS encoding site-specific integrase yields the protein MKTIQDKDVKFLLKDPRADRPTLIYLVYRFDYGRLKYSTEQTIEPYQWDANAQRVRVATKSRSERERHETINGNLERHRAALKQIITALQLAGSTISNDLIKEHLNQTLKRAKTNHPKKDKTATPTETFMGYIERFVEEARVGRRLNAKSSQYSRFTLNGYLKLKRLLEDYSKATSQPIDYSAFSLDFYHLFKLWLTGRGLTLNYVGSLLKDLKVMLKQAHADGLHSNTIFQHKDFKKFSEDVDSVYLTDDELTRLYALGLTHTPGIERARDLFLIGCYTGLRFSDFTQLRAENINGRILTRRTLKTSERVSIPLNSKVVSILNKYNGTPPRPISNQRLNDHLKELCKRAGLNDRIEVNRTRGGLNELRTLEKWELVSSHTARRSFATNAYLAKVPVIQIMQITGHRSEKMLLRYIKVSSEQNAIMLLDHAHFQ from the coding sequence ATGAAAACTATTCAGGACAAAGACGTAAAGTTTTTGCTCAAAGACCCCCGCGCCGACCGCCCAACGCTCATTTATCTTGTATACCGATTCGATTACGGCCGGCTTAAGTATTCAACTGAACAAACGATTGAGCCGTACCAGTGGGACGCCAACGCCCAGCGGGTACGCGTTGCAACGAAATCGCGTTCAGAGCGGGAACGGCACGAAACGATTAATGGCAACCTTGAACGTCACCGGGCCGCGCTTAAACAGATTATTACAGCTCTGCAATTAGCCGGGTCGACGATCAGTAATGACCTCATTAAAGAACATCTTAACCAGACGTTAAAACGCGCTAAGACCAACCACCCAAAGAAAGACAAGACCGCAACACCCACCGAAACATTTATGGGCTACATCGAACGGTTTGTTGAGGAAGCCCGCGTTGGTCGTCGGCTTAACGCCAAAAGTTCGCAGTATTCCCGGTTTACGTTGAATGGCTACCTGAAACTAAAACGGTTATTAGAGGACTACAGTAAGGCAACCAGTCAACCTATTGACTACTCCGCGTTCAGCCTTGATTTTTACCACTTATTCAAATTGTGGCTAACTGGCCGCGGCTTGACGCTCAACTATGTTGGTTCGCTACTAAAAGACCTGAAAGTAATGCTGAAACAGGCGCACGCCGACGGGTTGCACTCGAACACTATATTTCAGCACAAAGACTTTAAAAAGTTTTCAGAGGACGTTGATAGCGTTTACCTCACTGACGACGAACTGACGCGTTTATATGCGCTTGGTCTGACCCATACACCGGGGATAGAGCGGGCGCGTGACCTGTTTTTGATTGGCTGTTACACCGGCCTACGGTTTTCCGACTTCACGCAACTACGGGCCGAAAACATCAACGGTCGTATTCTGACGCGCCGGACGCTCAAAACGTCCGAGCGGGTTTCAATACCCCTCAACTCCAAAGTTGTTTCAATTCTCAACAAATACAACGGTACGCCCCCGCGCCCGATCAGCAACCAACGGCTGAACGACCACTTGAAGGAGCTATGCAAAAGGGCGGGCCTAAATGACCGAATTGAGGTTAATCGGACACGGGGCGGACTAAACGAGCTACGTACCCTCGAAAAGTGGGAATTGGTTAGCTCTCACACCGCCCGGCGTTCGTTTGCGACAAATGCGTATTTGGCAAAGGTTCCAGTTATTCAGATTATGCAGATAACCGGCCACCGTTCGGAAAAGATGCTACTACGGTACATTAAGGTTTCGTCAGAGCAAAATGCAATCATGTTACTTGACCACGCACATTTTCAATGA